Proteins found in one Arachis stenosperma cultivar V10309 chromosome 8, arast.V10309.gnm1.PFL2, whole genome shotgun sequence genomic segment:
- the LOC130945557 gene encoding protein PARTING DANCERS-like — protein sequence MDMHLSDSSTSAPSHATLSGTGGVCLMRNAWKGEHPSVINFISSFLSANSFRLNFVPIAPDFIFNCGGLSVAFVFVTNWDCNNVSLIFSRVQKLRTQFARFYVIITLPAKQQIDSFIQSYFKFEMVIGKPTFVPVQDIEMGFEKMVKIAHSSGVYKQQKIGEKLKAERKQLVQGMNFYLKVVTSIPGVDNHDANALSQAIGSVQAIAKASKDQILENTDLSAEKAEMISRFLRDPKFYSSPKIT from the exons ATGGATATGCACCTCAGTGATTCAAGTACTTCAGCTCCATCGCATGCCACATTATCTG GCACAGGGGGAGTCTGTTTGATGAGAAATGCATGGAAAGGGGAACATCCATCTGTTATCAACTTTATCTCCAGTTTCCTCTCTGCAAATTCTTTTCGCCTTAACTTTGTCCCTATTGCTCCA GACTTCATTTTCAATTGTGGGGGTTTGTCTGTAGCCTTTGTTTTTGTGACTAACTGGGATTGCAACAATGTATCTCTGATCTTCAGCAG AGTTCAGAAATTGAGAACACAATTTGCACGCTTTTATGTAATCATCACACTCCCAGCTAAACAGCAAATCGATTCATTTATTCAGTCATACTTCAA ATTTGAGATGGTGATTGGCAAGCCTACGTTTGTTCCAGTTCAGGACATAGAGATGGGGTTTGAAAAGATGGTAAAAATAGCTCATTCATCTGGAG TATACAAGCAGCAGaaaattggagagaaactgaaagcTGAG AGGAAGCAATTGGTGCAAGGAATGAACTTTTACCTTAAAGTGGTTACTTCGATTCCAGGCGTTGACAATCACGATGCAAATGCG CTTAGTCAAGCTATTGGTTCTGTCCAAGCAATTGCCAAGGCATCAAAAGACCAAATTCTGGAGAACACAGACCTTTCAGCTGAGAAGGCGGAGATGATTTCAAGGTTTCTGAGGGACCCCAAATTTTACTCTTCTCCCAAGATCACCTGA
- the LOC130945558 gene encoding uncharacterized protein LOC130945558: MWRQVITRFGIPEIVISDNGTQFTDKKFTEFLTGLGIRQKFSSVEHPQTNEQVESANKIILLGLKKRLDDKKGAWADELALVLWSYRTTEQSSTGETPFRLTYELDAVIPVEIGEPIPRLLLKGVGEAVEKT; this comes from the coding sequence ATGTGGAGGCAAGTGATAACACGGTTCGGCATCCCGGAGATAGTTATCTCGGACAACGGGACACAATTTACCGACAAGAAGTTCACGGAGTTCCTCACCGGCCTGGGTATAAGACAGAAGTTCTCCTCAGTAGAACACCCCCAAACAAACGAACAGGTTGAGTCTGCAAACAAGATCATCTTGTTAGGACTTAAGAAGCGGCTGGATGATAAAAAAGGTGCTTGGGCCGATGAGCTCGCCTTGGTCCTCTGGTCCTACCGTACAACCGAGCAGTCATCCACCGGGGAAACTCCATTTCGACTAACATATGAGCTGGACGCGGTAATACCTGTGGAAATCGGGGAACCGATCCCACGACTACTTTTGAAGGGAGTGGGGGAAGCTGTGGAGAAGACCTAA